A genomic window from Flavobacterium hankyongi includes:
- a CDS encoding 1-acyl-sn-glycerol-3-phosphate acyltransferase: MKKKIYQFIFFKLMGWKVLGNFDTSIKKSVVIVIPHTSWHDFYIGVFTRGVMGININFVGKKELFIFPFGYYFRWMGGAALNRFKNENKVDAIAKIFEGRDEFRLAIAPEGTRKKVTELKTGFYYIAMKANVPIIPVSFDWTKKEVTVFPEFYPTGNKEADFTILEQNFIGVEGKVKEYSYNYEKK, encoded by the coding sequence ATGAAAAAGAAAATTTACCAATTCATATTTTTTAAATTAATGGGATGGAAAGTCCTAGGTAATTTTGATACTTCTATTAAAAAAAGTGTTGTAATTGTTATTCCCCATACGAGTTGGCATGATTTTTATATTGGAGTTTTTACTAGAGGTGTGATGGGGATAAATATAAATTTTGTTGGAAAAAAAGAGTTATTCATTTTTCCTTTTGGATATTATTTTAGATGGATGGGGGGAGCTGCTTTGAATAGATTTAAAAATGAGAATAAAGTTGATGCTATAGCAAAAATATTTGAAGGAAGAGATGAGTTTAGATTAGCCATCGCTCCTGAAGGTACTCGTAAAAAGGTAACCGAATTAAAAACAGGTTTTTATTACATTGCAATGAAGGCAAATGTGCCAATTATACCTGTTTCGTTTGATTGGACAAAAAAAGAAGTTACAGTTTTCCCAGAATTTTATCCAACTGGAAATAAAGAAGCAGATTTTACTATTTTAGAACAAAACTTTATAGGTGTAGAAGGAAAAGTTAAAGAATATAGCTATAATTATGAAAAAAAATAA
- a CDS encoding spermidine synthase encodes MNLKRILSYFIPIKVYEIDSEINKSLEVTWNNGQLVLDSKNTNFSYGSLQRVMRIALANIGSDVIKNYNSALILGVAGGSVIKTLKEEFDFNGKITGVELDKKTIEIANAYFGLNKLTDVEIINDDAQNFVTKTKAKYNLIIIDIFQDNIMPDFLFEKAFIAKLKLILTNGGSILFNTIAELSIDYERNKKLELDLNNQFAFVKKITKVEGNNEIFIIKNEIIL; translated from the coding sequence ATGAATTTAAAACGCATTCTAAGTTATTTTATACCTATTAAAGTATATGAAATAGATTCTGAAATTAATAAGTCCCTTGAAGTTACTTGGAATAATGGTCAGTTGGTTTTAGACTCTAAAAACACCAACTTCTCATACGGCAGCTTACAACGTGTAATGCGAATTGCATTAGCAAATATTGGCAGCGATGTTATAAAAAATTATAATTCAGCTTTGATATTAGGTGTTGCAGGAGGGAGCGTAATTAAGACTTTAAAAGAAGAATTTGATTTTAATGGTAAAATTACTGGTGTAGAATTAGATAAAAAGACTATTGAAATTGCGAATGCTTATTTTGGATTAAATAAATTGACTGATGTTGAAATTATAAATGATGATGCGCAAAATTTTGTAACTAAAACCAAAGCTAAATATAATTTAATTATAATAGATATATTTCAGGACAATATCATGCCTGATTTTTTATTTGAAAAAGCATTTATTGCCAAATTAAAATTGATATTAACCAACGGTGGTTCAATTTTATTCAACACAATAGCTGAATTAAGTATTGATTATGAAAGAAATAAAAAACTAGAATTAGATTTGAATAATCAATTTGCTTTTGTAAAAAAAATAACCAAAGTTGAAGGGAACAACGAAATATTCATTATAAAAAATGAAATCATTCTTTAG
- a CDS encoding potassium channel family protein, translated as MKSFFRKLILGKNYKRDRSIQGPVKKRILNIKAIWNNDHQDDNGIEKIVRLLLSSSQLLFPGIYIKQIAYNIGAEYDDIAMDLYVLAKVVFPFIILYNNFQNSFFLVVLMTYFLFETFFYIPTLIFASDSFSKPRSYRRSMLLLFFNYLEMILAFSVLYTLGNQMNKPFNHWLDPIYFSIITSNSIGYGDYYPITLFGKVLVSIQSMFFLSFIILFLNFFSAKMKMKGYFDHDNES; from the coding sequence ATGAAATCATTCTTTAGAAAATTAATTTTAGGAAAAAATTATAAAAGAGATCGTTCAATTCAAGGTCCAGTAAAAAAACGAATTTTAAACATTAAAGCTATTTGGAATAATGATCATCAAGACGATAATGGGATAGAAAAAATTGTTCGCTTATTGCTTTCTTCTTCACAACTTTTGTTTCCAGGTATATACATAAAACAGATAGCATATAATATTGGAGCTGAATACGATGACATTGCTATGGATTTATATGTATTAGCAAAAGTGGTTTTTCCTTTTATAATTTTATACAACAACTTCCAAAATTCTTTTTTTTTGGTGGTTCTAATGACTTATTTTTTATTCGAAACATTTTTTTATATACCTACATTAATTTTTGCATCTGATTCATTTTCAAAACCTCGTTCATATAGACGCTCAATGCTTTTACTGTTTTTTAATTATTTGGAAATGATATTAGCTTTTTCTGTACTTTACACTTTAGGAAATCAAATGAACAAACCATTTAATCATTGGCTTGACCCAATCTATTTTAGTATTATAACTTCAAATTCGATTGGCTATGGTGATTATTATCCTATAACCTTATTTGGTAAAGTTTTAGTAAGTATTCAATCAATGTTCTTTTTATCATTTATCATTTTGTTTTTAAATTTTTTCTCAGCCAAAATGAAAATGAAAGGATATTTTGATCATGATAACGAAAGTTAA
- the kdsB gene encoding 3-deoxy-manno-octulosonate cytidylyltransferase yields the protein MKIIAVIPARYASTRFPAKLMQDLGGKTVILRTYEAALETKLFHDVFVVTDSELIYDEIISNGGKAIMSIKEHESGSDRIAEAVENMDVDVVINVQGDEPFINKKPLEQVIEIFKNDFEKKVDLASLMFEIKDKADIESPNNVKVIVDQQGFALYFSRSVIPYPREENVGVRYMKHIGIYAFRKEALMDFYRLPMLSLEASEKLEQLRYLEYGKRIRMVETDHGSIGIDTPEDLEKARLLL from the coding sequence ATGAAAATAATCGCCGTAATACCAGCACGATACGCTTCAACCAGGTTTCCAGCTAAGTTAATGCAAGACTTAGGTGGAAAAACAGTTATTCTAAGAACTTATGAAGCTGCTCTCGAAACAAAATTATTTCATGATGTTTTTGTGGTTACAGATTCTGAATTGATTTATGATGAAATTATTTCAAATGGAGGTAAAGCAATCATGAGTATAAAGGAACATGAATCGGGGAGTGATCGTATCGCCGAAGCAGTTGAGAATATGGATGTTGATGTGGTGATTAATGTTCAAGGAGATGAACCTTTTATCAATAAAAAACCATTAGAACAAGTCATTGAAATTTTTAAAAATGATTTTGAAAAGAAAGTTGATTTAGCTTCGTTAATGTTCGAAATTAAGGATAAAGCTGATATCGAAAGCCCTAATAACGTTAAAGTAATTGTAGATCAACAAGGTTTTGCATTGTATTTTTCACGTTCAGTAATCCCTTATCCTAGAGAAGAGAATGTTGGTGTTCGTTATATGAAACATATCGGAATTTATGCTTTTAGGAAAGAGGCCCTAATGGACTTTTATCGTTTGCCGATGCTTTCATTAGAAGCTTCCGAAAAACTTGAGCAACTTCGTTATTTAGAATACGGTAAGCGAATTAGAATGGTTGAAACAGATCATGGAAGTATTGGCATAGATACTCCTGAGGATTTAGAAAAAGCTAGGCTTTTACTTTAA
- a CDS encoding DUF4126 domain-containing protein: protein MDMQTLLSIFLGIGLAASAGFRVFLPLFVLSLAAHFNVVPLNDSWLWIGGFPALITLGIAMIAEIFAYYIPFVDNLLDTIATPLAAIAGTIVMASTMIDLDPMMTWGLAIIAGGGTATAMQGMTSVTRLASSVKTGGLGNPVVSTAETGTAITLSTLSIFVPILALIIVIFIFAIVFWVYRKFRK from the coding sequence ATGGATATGCAAACCTTACTTAGTATTTTCTTAGGAATTGGATTGGCAGCTTCGGCTGGGTTCAGAGTCTTTTTGCCTTTGTTTGTGCTAAGTTTAGCTGCTCATTTTAATGTTGTTCCTTTAAATGATAGTTGGTTATGGATTGGAGGTTTTCCAGCTTTGATAACACTTGGAATTGCTATGATCGCCGAAATTTTTGCTTATTATATTCCTTTTGTAGATAACTTATTAGATACAATTGCTACGCCTCTGGCTGCTATCGCAGGAACAATAGTAATGGCTTCAACAATGATTGACTTGGATCCAATGATGACTTGGGGATTGGCAATTATAGCAGGAGGAGGAACAGCAACTGCAATGCAAGGAATGACAAGCGTAACAAGATTAGCATCTTCAGTAAAAACAGGCGGCTTGGGAAATCCAGTAGTTTCAACTGCTGAAACAGGAACAGCCATAACACTAAGTACATTATCGATCTTTGTGCCTATTTTAGCCTTAATAATTGTAATTTTTATTTTTGCGATTGTTTTTTGGGTATATAGAAAATTTAGGAAATAA